A genome region from Bacteroides stercoris ATCC 43183 includes the following:
- a CDS encoding OmpA family protein, producing MKKILMLLALAGVSAATMAQQKPVVVEQVDIIQVQDKYQVITNPFWSNWFFSIGGGASVMYGDNDQQLGDFGKRISPTMNISVGKWFTPGLGLRLQYSGLQAKGFTMDPFADYVKGTQRANGSYKQRFDYMNFHGDVMFNLNALFGGYNEDRVYEIIPYLGAGLTHNYTKPHRQALALNAGIINRFRISNAIDINLELSAMGAEDKFDGTVAGKGYDGVFSATLGLTYHFPKRGFNRPTPQLISALELSAMQQQIAEMAAANQQLESALTAAQNKPMEVAETEVVVTDPNIAPRTVFFKIGSAEVSPREVMNISYLAKQMQEFPNTTYTVNGYADSATGTPEFNKELSLKRAQAVVDVLVKDYGIPANRLKISADGGVDKFGQPILNRVVLVKSAN from the coding sequence ATGAAAAAGATTCTAATGTTGCTGGCTTTGGCCGGCGTATCTGCTGCCACTATGGCACAACAAAAACCTGTTGTTGTAGAGCAGGTTGACATTATTCAGGTACAGGATAAGTACCAGGTAATCACAAATCCATTCTGGAGCAACTGGTTTTTCTCTATCGGTGGCGGTGCATCGGTAATGTATGGAGATAACGACCAGCAGTTGGGTGATTTCGGAAAGCGCATTAGTCCCACGATGAATATTTCTGTGGGTAAATGGTTTACTCCGGGACTCGGATTACGTTTGCAGTATAGCGGCCTTCAGGCAAAAGGCTTTACCATGGACCCCTTTGCTGATTATGTAAAGGGTACTCAGCGTGCGAATGGCTCGTACAAGCAACGCTTTGATTACATGAATTTCCACGGTGATGTAATGTTCAACCTGAATGCCTTGTTTGGCGGATACAACGAAGACCGTGTATATGAAATCATTCCTTATTTGGGTGCCGGTCTCACTCATAACTATACGAAGCCTCACCGTCAGGCACTTGCTCTGAATGCCGGTATCATTAACCGCTTTCGCATTTCAAATGCAATAGACATTAATCTGGAACTTAGTGCAATGGGAGCCGAAGATAAATTTGACGGAACAGTTGCCGGTAAGGGATATGATGGTGTGTTCAGTGCAACGCTTGGTTTGACTTACCACTTCCCGAAACGTGGTTTCAACCGTCCGACCCCACAATTGATTTCTGCTCTTGAACTGTCTGCCATGCAACAGCAGATAGCTGAAATGGCTGCTGCCAATCAACAGTTGGAGTCGGCCCTGACCGCTGCACAGAACAAACCGATGGAAGTTGCTGAAACTGAAGTTGTCGTTACCGATCCGAATATCGCACCACGTACCGTATTCTTCAAGATTGGTTCTGCCGAAGTATCTCCGCGTGAGGTGATGAACATTTCTTATCTGGCCAAACAGATGCAAGAGTTCCCGAACACTACCTATACCGTAAACGGCTATGCCGACTCTGCAACAGGTACTCCTGAATTCAACAAAGAGCTGAGCTTGAAACGTGCACAGGCTGTAGTGGATGTTTTGGTAAAGGATTACGGTATCCCTGCCAACCGCTTGAAAATTTCTGCCGATGGTGGTGTCGACAAGTTCGGACAACCGATTCTGAACCGTGTGGTATTAGTGAAATCTGCTAACTAA
- the trpS gene encoding tryptophan--tRNA ligase, translating into MAKEKIILTGDRPTGRLHIGHYVGSLRRRVELQNSGLYDKTFVFIADAQALTDNMENPEKVRQNVIEVALDYLACGLDPTKSTIFIQSQIPELCELTFYYMDLVTVSRLQRNPTVKTEIQMRNFETSIPVGFFTYPISQAADITAFRATTVPVGEDQEPMIEQAREIVRRFNFIYGDTLVEPEILLPDNAACLRLPGTDGKAKMSKSLGNCIYLSDTADEIQKKVKSMYTDPDHLRVQDPGKIEGNTVFTYLDAFCHPEHFERYLPDYPSLEELKAHYQRGGLGDMKVKGFLNNIMQETLEPIRNRRKEFEKDIPAIYDMLKKGCEAARETAAATLDDVRRAMKINYFDDAELIAEQVKKFSAE; encoded by the coding sequence ATGGCAAAAGAAAAAATCATCCTTACGGGCGACCGCCCCACGGGACGCCTGCATATCGGACATTATGTAGGCTCATTAAGACGCAGAGTGGAGTTGCAGAACTCCGGACTGTATGACAAGACGTTCGTGTTCATAGCCGATGCACAAGCATTGACAGATAACATGGAAAACCCGGAAAAGGTACGTCAGAACGTTATCGAAGTAGCTCTCGACTATCTGGCTTGCGGATTGGATCCTACGAAGAGTACCATCTTTATCCAGTCACAGATTCCGGAATTGTGCGAACTGACATTCTATTATATGGACCTTGTCACCGTATCGCGCCTGCAACGTAACCCGACGGTAAAGACGGAAATCCAGATGCGCAACTTTGAAACAAGTATTCCGGTGGGGTTCTTCACCTACCCTATCAGCCAGGCTGCGGACATCACGGCGTTTCGCGCCACCACCGTTCCCGTTGGCGAAGATCAGGAACCGATGATTGAACAAGCCCGTGAAATCGTACGCCGCTTCAACTTTATCTACGGCGACACATTGGTAGAACCGGAAATCCTTCTGCCTGACAATGCAGCCTGTCTGCGTCTGCCGGGTACAGACGGAAAAGCCAAGATGAGTAAGTCTTTGGGAAACTGTATCTACCTTTCCGATACAGCCGACGAGATTCAGAAGAAAGTGAAGAGCATGTACACCGACCCCGATCATCTGCGCGTACAAGACCCGGGCAAGATTGAGGGAAATACCGTATTTACTTATTTGGACGCTTTCTGCCACCCCGAACACTTCGAACGTTACCTGCCCGACTATCCTTCTCTGGAAGAACTGAAAGCCCACTATCAACGTGGTGGTTTAGGCGATATGAAAGTGAAAGGCTTCCTCAACAATATCATGCAGGAAACGTTGGAGCCGATTCGTAACCGCCGCAAGGAATTCGAAAAAGATATTCCGGCTATCTACGATATGCTGAAGAAAGGCTGTGAAGCGGCACGCGAAACAGCCGCAGCGACATTGGACGACGTACGTCGTGCCATGAAGATTAACTATTTCGATGATGCGGAACTTATCGCAGAGCAGGTAAAGAAATTCAGCGCGGAATAA
- a CDS encoding IS4 family transposase, whose product MFQDKYVFSQLTAFLNRTQFNNYVRKYDGNRYVKHFTCWNQMLAMMFGQLSNRESLRDLVVAFEAHRAKQYHLGLGREPIAKTTLATANQNRDYRIFEDFAFYMMKEACEKRTTNILDISGKKYAFDSTTIPLCLATFPWAKFRSKKGGVKAHVLYDIEAQVPAFYTVTTASKHDSTAMSSIHYEPNAYYIFDRAYDSFKELYRIHLTDSFFVVRAKTNLKYKTVRWKRRMPKNIMTDAEVKLTGYLSEKKYPESFRLVRYYDEEDDREFTFLTNAKQLSALDVADLYKKRWLIELFFKWLKQHLKIKKFWGTTENAVRIQISVAIITYCLVAIVQHDMKLKRSTYEVLQILSISLTDKTHLRDLFDKTNFNDVKDLNDPLIPGLFD is encoded by the coding sequence ATGTTCCAAGACAAATACGTATTCTCTCAATTAACCGCTTTTCTGAACAGGACTCAGTTCAACAACTATGTTCGCAAGTATGATGGCAACAGATATGTGAAACATTTCACTTGCTGGAATCAGATGCTCGCGATGATGTTTGGACAACTGAGTAACCGTGAGAGCCTGCGAGACTTAGTCGTTGCTTTCGAGGCGCATAGGGCCAAGCAATATCATCTTGGTTTAGGTCGTGAACCGATAGCCAAGACAACTCTTGCGACAGCGAACCAGAACCGTGATTACAGAATCTTCGAAGACTTTGCATTCTATATGATGAAGGAAGCCTGCGAGAAGCGGACGACCAACATCCTTGACATTTCCGGAAAGAAATATGCGTTTGATTCAACAACGATTCCGTTGTGTCTTGCAACATTCCCATGGGCAAAGTTCCGAAGCAAGAAAGGAGGGGTGAAAGCTCATGTCTTATACGACATTGAAGCACAAGTTCCTGCCTTCTATACTGTAACTACTGCATCAAAGCATGATTCCACAGCAATGTCTTCAATCCATTATGAACCAAATGCTTATTATATATTCGACAGGGCTTATGACTCCTTTAAAGAACTCTATAGGATACATCTTACAGACTCTTTCTTTGTTGTCAGAGCCAAGACGAACTTAAAGTATAAGACAGTCAGATGGAAGCGAAGAATGCCAAAGAACATAATGACAGATGCGGAAGTGAAACTGACCGGATATCTCTCCGAGAAAAAATATCCTGAGTCATTCAGACTCGTCCGATATTACGACGAAGAGGATGACCGTGAGTTCACTTTTTTGACGAATGCAAAACAACTTTCTGCACTGGATGTCGCCGATCTTTATAAGAAAAGATGGTTAATCGAGCTGTTCTTCAAATGGCTCAAGCAGCATCTCAAGATAAAGAAATTCTGGGGCACAACAGAGAACGCTGTTCGCATACAAATCAGTGTGGCTATTATCACGTACTGTCTTGTGGCTATTGTCCAACATGATATGAAGTTGAAACGTTCAACCTATGAAGTTTTACAAATTCTCAGCATATCATTGACTGACAAAACCCACTTGCGTGACCTGTTCGACAAGACTAATTTCAATGATGTCAAAGATCTAAATGATCCCCTGATTCCGGGGCTTTTTGATTAA
- a CDS encoding fimbrial protein, whose translation MKQKNAIYLVVAFATLAIFSCSKEEIIDLDNNAPGQKAVISIKVVGAGNNLAQSRAAGAAATTDAVINDYVAFTFREGGALDSTPFYVRFDPNQPGDVEEPRLGFGTTAAKKVYIIANVGPLADSPFANVKTEAELLAVTGDLMENSNVTTQTEDNLWMSGVNDVSFSTSPDGYIYGGTIVSLNFVAAKIELVVQDERENRTGGDIEITDKSVALLFAGKSGKFFGTDTEKAVQTEFYSGDVSYSSFSAGSATESTVLKDAVLTPFTLNQGRTVFNHFYTFANNGTSKPTILSIQSEIRTIGSNVPTPVYYPIQFTKADAGYTIEAGKHYTVEIYLGGNVAGGGGAGSLDPEKPIVHSNMTYVITSAKWFPVTVSKSFH comes from the coding sequence ATGAAACAAAAGAATGCAATTTATTTAGTGGTGGCTTTTGCGACTTTAGCCATATTCTCATGCTCCAAAGAAGAAATCATCGATTTGGATAACAATGCTCCGGGACAAAAAGCCGTTATTTCGATTAAAGTAGTAGGTGCGGGCAACAATTTGGCACAATCCAGAGCTGCGGGCGCTGCTGCCACTACCGATGCTGTAATTAACGATTATGTCGCATTTACTTTCCGTGAGGGTGGTGCTTTGGATAGTACCCCTTTTTATGTGCGTTTTGATCCTAATCAGCCCGGCGACGTCGAGGAGCCAAGACTTGGTTTTGGAACAACTGCTGCCAAAAAAGTGTATATAATAGCCAATGTCGGTCCTCTTGCCGACAGTCCCTTTGCCAATGTAAAAACAGAAGCAGAACTTCTGGCAGTTACCGGTGATTTAATGGAAAATAGCAATGTGACAACTCAGACGGAAGATAATCTTTGGATGTCCGGAGTGAATGATGTCTCTTTTTCTACTTCTCCGGACGGTTATATATATGGTGGCACTATTGTTTCGCTAAACTTTGTTGCGGCAAAGATAGAACTGGTTGTTCAAGACGAACGTGAGAACCGTACCGGTGGCGATATTGAGATTACAGATAAAAGTGTTGCATTGCTGTTTGCCGGTAAAAGTGGGAAATTCTTTGGTACCGATACGGAAAAAGCGGTTCAGACCGAGTTCTATTCAGGTGATGTTTCTTATAGTTCTTTTTCTGCCGGTTCCGCCACAGAATCTACTGTTTTGAAAGATGCGGTACTCACTCCTTTCACACTGAATCAAGGCCGTACGGTTTTCAATCATTTTTATACATTTGCCAATAACGGTACGAGTAAACCGACCATCCTTTCCATTCAGTCGGAAATAAGAACGATAGGCAGTAATGTTCCGACTCCTGTTTATTATCCGATTCAATTTACAAAAGCAGATGCCGGATACACTATCGAGGCAGGGAAACATTACACAGTAGAGATTTATTTGGGCGGTAATGTAGCGGGAGGTGGCGGTGCCGGTTCGCTCGATCCGGAAAAGCCGATAGTTCATAGTAATATGACCTATGTGATTACATCTGCCAAATGGTTTCCCGTAACCGTAAGTAAATCTTTTCATTAA